One Nitrospina watsonii DNA segment encodes these proteins:
- a CDS encoding type ISP restriction/modification enzyme, protein METYGLDQIKTFEQLLPWLRDHLRWPIKEEEGLVNESFEELTFEYTTQELGLKKDDIDHIREVRQLRPFFSNQPWGIFFVNFEDKRLPVGILKRILRGLTLKKRSSSNKSEQKGWQLHDLLFISAHGKSGERELSFLHFSEENGGKNKIILKEMGWDQNDTKLKFNYVAQTLQSKLAWPEDVRNSKAWREQWAGAFVSEHGAAISTAKDLTKRLASLATNIRKSANEVLEYENENGPLTSIYENFKKTLFHNLDHDGFADMYAQTICYGLLADQIDRTQRGENTKTLTADNAALTASLHPFLKELMETFLAVGGRKSKIDSNELGIDEVVEALRRADMKAVCLDFNNKNPDEDPILHFYEHFLKDYDSIIKEQRGVYYTPLPVVKFIVRSVDEILQKEFGLEDGLADITTWGEIHAKNPEIKIPEGVQKDEPFVQILDPATGTGTFLVEVIDLIKNRMEEKWKRQGKSPNQIGKLWNEYVPNHLLPRLNGFELMMAPYAIAHIKIGLKLDDTGYHPENPADSRLRVYLTNSLEEPISQVAKRGQRSFSLMNDSLAEEARGADQIKAHTPITIVIGNPPYSRSSKNMNKWIEKLCLPYKEEVRKQESQIQGLSNDYIKFIRYMQYQVLEKLNSYGIIGIITGHGYLHGTQPRDMRKHLSQAFDEICCIDLHGSIKKETNNTTIDEPVFDISTGVAITMAFRFTRIRSRAKLYDLIGPKSEKFHTLKHKTLNSIFGNVSSHKPCEPYYFFKSSNSGYQSEYNRLKEIPEFFGKGNRLKDKEVYWSTGFASQQDDLAISFSPSEVLSKIEDLRNSKTKKEIAENYKVCSTNQWNYDTAKSFVLKNDITNLISLVNFRPFDYRYTIFKKEIVTILKHEVQSNFIFANNIGLVISRAVNDLEFAHVFCAAKPTDKIFISSKTSTNAYIFPLYLAPRKKVEEITPNLNDKSINILGEQIQLSYQGEVNNSQFDLDFLHKGSTPRQIQMGLPKPDVGRGDLFLNFGPRDVFDYIYSVLFSPSYRSRYAELLKTDFPRIPLPDSVGLFREMVKLGRRLVAFHLLDAREVNELAQPETRFIGKNEPRVEKGYPQYKNGKVIINPSCHFEDVTPEVYNFYIGGYQPCQKWLKDRAGKGGKNPHPGRVLSEDDILHYRRITIAIRETIRLMREIDEVINAHGGWPDAFHVPPPPPPSLEELLKTEESVDLEYKSTFQWDVKEGKKNPDLRKACLKTIAAFLNSKGGTLVVGVTDDKEVCGLAKDLEFTKNSIDWFEQTLRNVINDAIGINFSQNCNIRFEGIEDKQVCIVEVEPASEPAFLTFQGKTEFFIRSGNATKPLGAKEQHEYIKNRSKNRYKLKNNSDEHGCIRIK, encoded by the coding sequence ATGGAAACTTACGGTCTGGATCAGATTAAAACCTTTGAACAATTGTTGCCCTGGCTACGGGATCACCTGCGTTGGCCCATCAAGGAGGAGGAGGGGCTTGTAAATGAATCTTTTGAGGAACTAACCTTTGAATACACAACCCAAGAATTGGGTCTGAAAAAGGACGACATTGACCACATTCGGGAGGTTCGCCAGTTAAGGCCATTCTTCTCAAATCAACCATGGGGGATATTCTTCGTAAACTTTGAAGATAAAAGACTCCCCGTTGGGATTCTTAAGCGAATACTTCGAGGGCTCACCCTCAAAAAAAGAAGTTCTTCCAATAAGTCCGAACAAAAAGGTTGGCAACTCCATGACCTTCTGTTCATTTCCGCTCATGGGAAAAGCGGCGAGCGGGAACTTTCCTTCCTTCATTTCTCGGAAGAAAATGGCGGTAAAAATAAAATTATCCTAAAAGAGATGGGTTGGGACCAAAATGATACGAAACTTAAATTTAATTATGTTGCGCAAACCCTGCAATCCAAACTTGCCTGGCCGGAAGATGTAAGAAATTCCAAGGCATGGCGTGAGCAGTGGGCAGGGGCATTTGTAAGCGAGCATGGGGCGGCGATTTCCACTGCCAAGGATCTTACCAAACGCCTGGCCAGCCTTGCCACAAACATCCGAAAATCAGCAAATGAAGTCTTGGAATATGAAAACGAAAACGGACCGTTAACAAGCATTTATGAAAACTTTAAGAAAACCCTTTTTCATAATCTGGATCATGACGGTTTTGCAGACATGTATGCCCAAACAATTTGTTATGGATTATTAGCTGACCAAATCGACCGCACTCAAAGGGGAGAAAATACAAAGACTTTAACCGCTGACAATGCCGCCTTAACCGCCTCTCTTCATCCCTTCTTAAAAGAGCTGATGGAGACCTTCCTGGCAGTTGGGGGACGCAAAAGCAAAATAGATTCTAATGAATTGGGTATCGATGAAGTGGTGGAAGCTCTACGCCGCGCCGATATGAAGGCAGTCTGTCTGGATTTCAACAATAAAAACCCGGATGAAGACCCTATTCTTCATTTTTATGAGCATTTCCTAAAAGACTACGATTCCATAATAAAAGAGCAACGCGGGGTCTATTACACACCTCTTCCTGTCGTGAAATTTATTGTACGGAGCGTTGATGAAATCCTCCAAAAGGAATTTGGATTGGAGGACGGCCTGGCTGACATCACAACATGGGGAGAAATACATGCTAAAAATCCGGAAATTAAAATTCCCGAGGGCGTGCAAAAGGATGAGCCGTTTGTACAAATCCTCGATCCAGCGACAGGAACGGGAACCTTTCTGGTGGAGGTCATTGACCTGATTAAAAACCGCATGGAAGAGAAATGGAAAAGGCAAGGAAAAAGTCCAAACCAAATCGGCAAGCTTTGGAACGAATATGTCCCAAATCACCTGTTGCCACGCCTTAACGGGTTTGAGTTGATGATGGCTCCTTATGCCATAGCACACATAAAAATTGGCCTGAAGCTGGATGATACAGGATATCACCCTGAAAATCCTGCCGATTCTCGTTTGCGTGTTTATCTGACCAATTCATTGGAAGAGCCGATAAGCCAGGTCGCAAAAAGGGGCCAAAGATCATTTAGCCTAATGAATGATAGTTTGGCCGAAGAGGCTAGAGGGGCGGATCAAATTAAAGCACACACTCCCATAACAATCGTCATTGGTAATCCTCCTTATTCGCGCTCATCTAAAAACATGAATAAGTGGATAGAAAAATTGTGCTTACCATATAAAGAGGAAGTCAGAAAGCAAGAGTCGCAAATCCAGGGATTATCTAATGATTACATTAAGTTCATTAGGTATATGCAATATCAAGTATTAGAAAAATTAAACTCTTATGGGATTATTGGGATAATTACTGGACATGGCTATCTTCATGGAACGCAACCACGTGATATGCGCAAACATCTTTCACAAGCATTTGATGAAATTTGCTGTATTGATCTGCATGGGAGTATTAAAAAAGAAACCAATAATACTACTATCGACGAGCCAGTTTTTGATATTTCTACCGGTGTTGCAATAACAATGGCTTTTAGATTCACGAGAATACGAAGTCGCGCCAAACTTTATGATTTAATCGGTCCGAAAAGCGAAAAATTTCACACCTTAAAGCACAAAACCTTAAATTCAATATTTGGCAACGTTTCTTCCCATAAACCCTGCGAACCCTATTATTTTTTTAAAAGCTCAAATAGCGGTTATCAATCAGAATACAATCGACTAAAGGAGATTCCAGAGTTTTTTGGGAAGGGGAATCGTCTCAAAGACAAAGAGGTTTATTGGTCTACTGGATTTGCTTCACAACAGGACGATCTTGCCATTTCATTTTCGCCAAGTGAAGTTTTATCTAAAATTGAGGATTTAAGAAACTCCAAAACCAAGAAAGAGATTGCGGAGAACTATAAAGTTTGTAGCACAAACCAATGGAACTACGATACCGCGAAATCTTTCGTTTTAAAGAACGATATTACTAATTTAATTTCCTTGGTTAACTTCAGGCCGTTTGACTACCGATATACAATATTTAAGAAAGAAATTGTCACAATTCTAAAACATGAAGTCCAGTCTAATTTTATTTTTGCTAACAACATAGGATTAGTCATATCGAGGGCTGTAAATGATTTGGAATTTGCTCATGTGTTTTGCGCCGCAAAGCCAACCGATAAAATTTTCATCTCCTCTAAAACATCTACCAATGCATATATATTTCCTCTTTATTTAGCTCCTAGGAAAAAGGTTGAAGAAATAACACCAAATTTAAACGACAAATCAATCAATATACTGGGTGAGCAAATTCAATTGAGCTACCAAGGAGAGGTAAATAATTCACAATTTGACCTAGATTTTCTTCATAAAGGCTCAACTCCTAGGCAGATTCAAATGGGATTGCCAAAACCAGATGTTGGCCGGGGTGACTTATTTTTAAATTTTGGGCCAAGGGATGTTTTTGATTATATTTATTCGGTACTTTTCTCACCTTCTTATAGGTCGCGTTATGCCGAATTATTAAAAACTGATTTTCCTCGAATCCCTTTGCCTGACTCAGTTGGGCTTTTTCGGGAGATGGTCAAACTTGGCCGCCGACTTGTCGCTTTCCACTTATTGGATGCGCGGGAAGTTAATGAGCTCGCCCAGCCCGAGACCCGCTTCATTGGCAAAAACGAGCCACGCGTTGAAAAGGGTTATCCACAATATAAAAACGGCAAAGTGATCATCAACCCGTCCTGTCATTTTGAAGACGTTACGCCGGAAGTTTATAATTTCTATATTGGGGGCTATCAACCTTGCCAAAAGTGGCTTAAGGATAGAGCTGGAAAGGGAGGTAAAAATCCGCATCCGGGCCGTGTTCTTTCCGAGGACGATATTCTTCACTATCGCCGCATTACTATTGCCATCCGGGAAACAATACGGCTTATGCGGGAAATAGACGAAGTCATTAATGCGCACGGTGGCTGGCCCGATGCCTTCCACGTTCCGCCCCCTCCTCCACCCTCCCTGGAAGAATTGCTGAAAACCGAAGAAAGCGTGGACCTGGAATATAAAAGCACCTTTCAATGGGATGTCAAGGAGGGGAAAAAGAACCCGGACCTGCGGAAGGCCTGCCTGAAAACAATCGCCGCTTTCCTCAATTCCAAAGGCGGAACCCTGGTGGTAGGAGTGACGGATGACAAGGAAGTCTGCGGTTTGGCAAAAGACCTGGAGTTTACCAAAAACAGTATCGACTGGTTCGAGCAAACTCTGAGAAACGTTATTAATGATGCCATTGGAATCAACTTCTCCCAAAACTGCAATATCCGCTTTGAGGGAATAGAGGACAAGCAGGTATGCATTGTGGAAGTTGAGCCCGCCTCCGAGCCTGCTTTTTTAACATTTCAGGGTAAAACCGAGTTTTTCATTCGAAGCGGCAACGCAACCAAACCTTTGGGCGCAAAAGAACAGCATGAGTATATAAAAAACCGATCAAAGAATCGATATAAGCTAAAAAATAATTCCGATGAGCATGGATGCATTCGGATCAAATAA
- a CDS encoding type II toxin-antitoxin system RelE/ParE family toxin — MEISFSKKPLQKTCGSEKESNKKWGRATAKRVRQRLAELAAADTLSDMSHLPPARCHELTGKRKGLFAVNVSAKMRLIFKPDHSPVPENKHGGIDLNKITKITILEVADYHGE, encoded by the coding sequence ATGGAAATCTCCTTTTCTAAAAAACCCCTTCAAAAAACCTGCGGCTCGGAAAAAGAATCAAACAAGAAGTGGGGACGCGCCACGGCAAAGCGGGTGCGTCAACGGCTGGCCGAGCTGGCGGCGGCGGATACTTTGTCAGATATGAGCCATTTGCCTCCGGCCCGTTGCCACGAATTGACCGGGAAGCGCAAAGGCCTGTTTGCGGTGAATGTGTCTGCAAAAATGAGATTGATTTTCAAACCAGATCATAGCCCAGTCCCTGAAAACAAACATGGCGGGATCGATTTAAACAAGATAACGAAAATAACTATATTGGAAGTGGCGGATTATCATGGCGAGTGA
- a CDS encoding helicase-related protein: MPKKVSTSGSELFIVDNSDEDWKVVKYLHDWCQLSKAMDIATGHFEIGSLLALNEEWQKVDKIRILMGEEVSLRTKKAFLKGLEKITSRLNHSLESEKEKNDFLQGVPAIVEAIKSGKIQCRVYRNEKFHAKAYITHARLDVVGATALVGSSNFSYPGLTENIELNVQITGRPVNILQEWFEDHWENAEDVTPEILKTIERHVHEYQPFEVYAKSLEEFFHGHEMTPDEWEQNESKIYPLLAPYQQEGYHALLKKGNRYRGAFLCDGVGLGKTYVGLMLIERFIIHDRLNVALFVPKAAREAVWESALKRHLPHIFGKYSRLEIFNHTDLLRKGKFQEDLQSVKERAHVVLIDEAHHFRNTGTKGGNSEELKSRYWQFFDLIGEKQTYLLTATPVNNRLRDLQHMIELFSRRQTDYFKDAPLGIHSLAGHFRKMEKSLEKVVQMNSEDSEEDMETNLAEAEQVLAQDSLFKELVVQRSRVYVKKSLDQNAGGEVLFPQPKEPKIIPYSVKQTYGKLLGMIEEAFHKQNPLFSLAIYYPFYYYKGDDTSIDPLVQGRQKQVVSLIRTGFLKRFESSVEAFTMSCWTLLRKLLAWVEVHSETEHERKIVERWKLQHKKLLDYMSSHSNELFGYEQDEEVDEDVIPEEMLESIEKLERHEFKIEEIIGETLLDLDQIATFLKELENFKPSQDKKLNALIKLLKNDTVLKDNKVLIFTEFMDTARYLKNELKAAGIGDVDEIDSGFKGNRESIIRRFSPYYNGSSSAQLRENGEKEIRVLISTDVLSEGLNLQDATRLINYDLHWNPVRLMQRIGRVDRRMDPEIERRIVADHPDQEKLRGEVMYWNFLPPDELDELLRLYQTVSKKTLRISKTFGIEGKKLLTPDDDYDALKDFTEAFEGTLSPTEEMHLEFKQLLKENPGLEDRLSTLPRRIFSGKEHPNPGTQAVFFCYALPGRKLGETEPEEQEEWSLDAGTTQWFLYDLGAGKILEDATQIVNFIRSTPETPRNCKVSQATLADIRSKLDKHIKNSYLKKVQAPIGVKPILKTWMELN, encoded by the coding sequence ATGCCTAAAAAAGTAAGCACCTCAGGAAGCGAGCTTTTCATAGTTGATAACAGTGATGAAGACTGGAAGGTGGTCAAGTACCTTCATGACTGGTGTCAACTTTCAAAGGCAATGGATATTGCTACGGGACATTTTGAAATTGGCTCGCTCCTGGCCCTAAATGAGGAATGGCAAAAAGTAGATAAAATCAGAATATTGATGGGCGAGGAAGTTTCTCTCCGCACTAAAAAGGCTTTTTTAAAGGGATTGGAAAAGATCACCTCTCGTTTAAATCACAGTTTGGAATCGGAAAAAGAGAAAAATGATTTTCTCCAGGGGGTGCCGGCAATTGTTGAGGCCATTAAATCAGGGAAAATCCAATGTCGTGTTTATCGAAATGAAAAGTTCCACGCTAAAGCCTATATAACTCATGCCCGCCTTGATGTGGTTGGCGCTACCGCCCTCGTTGGTTCATCCAACTTTTCATATCCGGGTCTTACCGAAAACATAGAACTTAACGTTCAAATAACAGGCCGACCGGTAAATATTCTTCAGGAATGGTTTGAGGACCATTGGGAAAATGCTGAGGATGTGACACCGGAAATCCTGAAAACGATTGAACGCCACGTTCATGAATACCAGCCCTTCGAAGTTTACGCTAAATCCCTGGAAGAGTTCTTTCATGGTCATGAAATGACTCCGGACGAATGGGAGCAGAATGAATCTAAAATTTATCCACTCCTTGCCCCTTATCAGCAAGAGGGGTATCACGCACTACTTAAAAAGGGAAATCGATACAGAGGGGCTTTTTTATGTGATGGGGTTGGTCTGGGTAAAACTTATGTGGGCTTGATGCTGATTGAAAGGTTCATCATTCATGACAGGCTAAATGTTGCTCTGTTTGTACCAAAGGCCGCTCGTGAAGCTGTCTGGGAGTCCGCTTTGAAACGTCACCTCCCCCATATTTTTGGGAAGTATAGCAGACTGGAAATTTTCAACCATACCGACCTATTGCGAAAAGGAAAGTTTCAGGAAGATCTTCAAAGCGTAAAAGAACGGGCTCATGTAGTTCTTATTGATGAAGCTCACCACTTCCGCAATACAGGAACCAAAGGCGGTAATTCCGAGGAGTTGAAATCCAGATATTGGCAATTTTTCGATCTGATCGGGGAAAAGCAGACCTATTTGCTCACTGCAACACCCGTCAATAACCGCTTGAGAGATTTACAGCATATGATCGAGCTCTTCTCTCGCCGCCAAACGGATTATTTTAAAGACGCTCCTCTAGGCATCCATTCTTTAGCTGGCCATTTCCGGAAAATGGAAAAGTCTTTAGAAAAAGTGGTTCAAATGAACTCGGAAGATAGCGAAGAAGATATGGAAACCAATTTGGCGGAGGCAGAACAGGTTCTTGCCCAGGATTCCTTATTTAAAGAGCTTGTTGTCCAGAGAAGCAGGGTGTATGTGAAAAAGAGCCTGGACCAGAATGCAGGTGGCGAAGTCCTTTTCCCTCAACCCAAGGAACCCAAAATTATCCCTTATTCTGTAAAGCAAACCTACGGAAAATTGCTGGGAATGATAGAGGAAGCCTTCCACAAACAAAACCCCCTCTTTTCACTAGCTATTTATTACCCGTTTTATTATTACAAGGGCGATGACACTTCAATCGACCCCCTGGTCCAAGGACGGCAAAAGCAGGTTGTTTCTTTAATCAGGACAGGGTTTTTAAAACGATTTGAAAGCTCTGTTGAGGCTTTCACCATGTCCTGCTGGACCCTTCTACGCAAACTATTAGCCTGGGTGGAAGTTCATTCCGAAACGGAGCATGAGAGAAAAATTGTAGAGCGTTGGAAGCTCCAGCATAAAAAGCTTCTTGACTACATGAGCAGTCATTCAAATGAGCTTTTTGGTTATGAGCAGGATGAGGAGGTTGATGAAGACGTTATTCCAGAGGAAATGCTTGAGTCCATAGAAAAACTGGAACGCCATGAGTTTAAGATCGAAGAAATTATTGGAGAGACCCTGCTGGACCTGGACCAGATAGCGACCTTTCTAAAGGAGCTGGAAAACTTTAAACCCTCCCAGGATAAAAAGCTCAACGCCCTTATCAAGCTTCTCAAAAATGACACGGTATTGAAGGACAATAAAGTCCTCATATTTACCGAATTCATGGACACCGCCCGGTACCTCAAAAATGAATTGAAGGCCGCTGGAATTGGAGACGTTGACGAAATTGACAGTGGGTTTAAGGGGAACCGAGAGTCCATCATTCGACGCTTTTCACCTTATTACAATGGCTCATCCAGCGCCCAGCTTAGGGAAAATGGTGAGAAAGAAATTCGCGTTTTAATTTCAACCGATGTCCTTTCCGAAGGCTTAAACCTCCAGGACGCCACCCGATTAATCAATTATGATCTGCACTGGAATCCAGTTCGCCTTATGCAGAGAATAGGGCGCGTTGATCGAAGAATGGACCCTGAAATAGAGAGACGAATTGTCGCGGATCATCCGGATCAGGAAAAACTGCGGGGGGAAGTCATGTATTGGAACTTTCTCCCACCGGATGAGCTCGACGAGCTTCTTAGGCTGTATCAGACCGTCTCAAAGAAAACGCTTAGAATATCCAAAACCTTCGGAATCGAAGGTAAAAAACTCCTTACTCCCGATGACGACTATGACGCGCTGAAAGACTTTACGGAAGCCTTTGAGGGCACTCTCTCCCCGACAGAAGAAATGCATCTGGAATTCAAACAACTCCTCAAGGAAAACCCCGGTTTGGAAGACAGGCTTTCAACTCTTCCGAGACGCATTTTCAGTGGCAAAGAACATCCCAATCCAGGCACCCAGGCCGTATTTTTCTGTTATGCCTTACCGGGGCGGAAGCTCGGGGAAACCGAACCGGAAGAACAGGAAGAATGGTCTCTGGATGCAGGCACCACCCAATGGTTCCTCTATGACCTGGGGGCAGGCAAAATCCTGGAAGACGCCACCCAGATCGTAAATTTCATACGCTCCACCCCGGAAACCCCCCGCAACTGCAAGGTATCCCAAGCCACCCTGGCGGACATTCGATCCAAACTAGACAAACATATAAAAAATTCCTATCTCAAAAAGGTTCAAGCACCCATTGGCGTGAAGCCCATTCTTAAAACCTGGATGGAGCTCAATTAA
- a CDS encoding HigA family addiction module antitoxin translates to MASEAKFKFEPDYAVPPGETLKETLEHLGMSQAELARRTDLTTKTINGIIRGTDSISPKTALAFEKVLNVPARFWNNLEKNYREALARIQEKEKLEQGKDWLSRFPVRDLKKLGAVPDTKNKFELYSNLLNFFGVGNHQAWQKVWLGQEASFRKSPAFKQSPESVSAWLRLGEIQAQEMNCKPFDRDAFKKSLDKIRDTLVQKPIGQIWLQLMDLCARSGVALVCIPEFNKVHLSGATHWLNSQRAIIQVSFRHKSDDQFWFTFFHEAGHILKHGKKEGFIEDGEMKGEKEKEADRFAAEYLIPSEAYQELIHGNHRTKSFIRAFAKEWNLAPGIVVGRLQHEGRLPRTHLNDLKARFGPDQIKSFMACV, encoded by the coding sequence ATGGCGAGTGAAGCAAAATTTAAGTTCGAACCGGATTACGCGGTTCCACCAGGGGAAACCCTCAAAGAGACCCTGGAGCATTTGGGAATGTCCCAGGCGGAACTGGCGCGGCGGACGGACCTTACTACCAAAACCATTAACGGGATCATTCGGGGAACAGACTCTATTTCGCCGAAAACAGCCCTGGCGTTTGAAAAGGTTCTGAATGTTCCCGCCCGGTTTTGGAACAACCTGGAAAAAAACTATCGGGAAGCCCTTGCAAGGATTCAGGAAAAGGAGAAGCTGGAGCAAGGCAAAGATTGGTTAAGCCGTTTTCCTGTAAGAGATTTGAAGAAATTGGGAGCTGTTCCAGACACAAAGAACAAGTTTGAATTGTATTCCAACCTTTTGAATTTTTTCGGAGTGGGCAACCACCAGGCCTGGCAGAAGGTTTGGCTGGGGCAGGAAGCCTCCTTTAGAAAATCCCCGGCGTTCAAGCAGAGCCCGGAATCGGTTTCCGCCTGGTTGCGATTGGGAGAAATTCAAGCCCAGGAAATGAATTGCAAACCGTTTGACCGGGACGCTTTCAAAAAGTCTTTAGATAAAATCCGGGATACGCTGGTTCAAAAACCGATAGGCCAAATTTGGCTCCAGTTGATGGACCTTTGCGCCCGCTCCGGGGTGGCCTTGGTATGTATTCCGGAATTCAACAAAGTCCATTTGAGCGGGGCCACACACTGGCTAAATTCCCAAAGGGCAATCATTCAAGTAAGCTTTCGGCATAAATCGGATGACCAGTTCTGGTTCACGTTTTTCCACGAAGCGGGACACATCCTGAAACACGGCAAGAAAGAGGGATTCATCGAAGACGGCGAAATGAAGGGTGAAAAAGAAAAAGAGGCGGATCGGTTTGCGGCGGAATACCTGATCCCCTCCGAGGCATACCAGGAACTGATACATGGCAACCATCGCACCAAAAGCTTTATAAGAGCTTTTGCAAAGGAATGGAACTTGGCCCCTGGCATCGTTGTGGGACGGTTACAGCATGAGGGCCGCCTACCCCGAACCCATTTGAATGATTTGAAAGCCCGATTCGGGCCGGATCAAATCAAGTCATTCATGGCCTGTGTGTAA
- a CDS encoding CBS domain-containing protein, translating to MTTGNTVGDQMSKTLFFTGPETTAFDAVDKMYQNKVSALLIQIDGEFKGIFTKTDWRNLILQGQADPHKAKVGDLMTSPIITIDKNETVGRATMLMEEKVFRHLAVTDNGKIVGMLSVKDLEKFYYKMHQKTNF from the coding sequence ATGACCACCGGAAACACCGTAGGCGACCAGATGAGCAAGACCCTGTTCTTCACGGGCCCGGAAACCACTGCGTTCGACGCGGTGGACAAGATGTACCAGAACAAGGTGAGCGCCCTGCTCATCCAGATCGACGGCGAGTTCAAGGGCATCTTCACCAAAACCGACTGGCGCAACCTGATCCTGCAGGGCCAGGCCGACCCGCATAAGGCAAAGGTCGGCGACCTGATGACTTCACCCATTATCACCATCGACAAAAACGAAACCGTCGGCCGCGCCACGATGTTAATGGAAGAGAAAGTCTTCCGCCACCTGGCCGTCACGGACAACGGCAAGATCGTCGGCATGTTGTCGGTGAAAGACCTCGAAAAGTTCTATTACAAGATGCACCAGAAGACCAATTTCTGA
- a CDS encoding DUF262 domain-containing protein — translation MEARNRNLADWYVKIKNGEIKLPRFQRFEAWDRHRISSLIETVIHKQPLGITLVLEVGEKEKFISRYLETTEPSNYFRVHEHLLDGQQRLTALWRALHNNYEFETYFIYVKAFDQYEGDKDLEDMTVFFRGRYYKKNGQKYPIWCETPSQCLKRGFIPTHLLRPENIDGEIDNWIDQATEDLKSEDDIQKVKEYLQFTKSVSDKIKDLRAIISNYNLPYLSLPSHTNKAVALDVFIKMNTNSKPLSQYDIIVAEVESVMEMSLHDLEKSMDGKYPNIGEYADLSDIVLTTSALLQDALPNQRGAWDMDKKVMVEKWEMLGGGLKRMADFLRNEGVYDRDRLPTNAVLAVIAALYTHIPESGDKRGKDELLLKKYLWYSFFTDRYENSAATHAYSDYIALKQLVTLSNSSENKNYDETAVPIFKEYDLVDEEELITAEWPKRTTIRGRGVLAVVCRLGAHDFSTSEPLNSNNIEQRHYHHVYPDALLKEAGINGFLALNCALISDKTNMSIGRKDPLKYLKDRYQWTSEEVVKDRLQSHLIPIPELANGGYEGLNETEKVEKIKKDFSNFLHRRAQLVREAVSLLAEGRQISASMLFKS, via the coding sequence ATGGAAGCTCGTAACCGAAATCTAGCAGACTGGTATGTAAAAATAAAAAATGGCGAAATAAAACTACCTAGATTTCAACGTTTCGAGGCTTGGGATCGACACCGAATCAGTAGCTTAATCGAGACAGTTATTCACAAACAACCTTTAGGAATAACTCTGGTCTTGGAGGTTGGTGAAAAAGAAAAGTTCATCTCCCGTTATTTGGAAACTACAGAACCGTCGAATTATTTTCGTGTCCACGAACATCTTTTAGATGGCCAGCAACGTTTGACTGCATTATGGAGAGCACTTCACAATAATTATGAATTCGAAACTTATTTTATTTACGTAAAAGCGTTCGATCAATATGAAGGTGATAAAGATCTAGAAGATATGACTGTCTTCTTTAGAGGACGATATTATAAAAAGAATGGTCAAAAATATCCGATATGGTGCGAGACCCCGTCCCAATGCTTAAAGCGCGGCTTTATCCCAACCCACCTTTTGAGACCTGAAAACATAGATGGGGAAATTGACAATTGGATTGACCAAGCTACAGAAGATCTCAAATCCGAGGACGATATACAAAAGGTCAAAGAATACCTTCAATTCACTAAGTCAGTGAGCGATAAAATCAAAGATTTGCGCGCTATCATTTCAAATTACAACCTTCCCTATCTTTCCCTGCCATCCCATACAAACAAGGCAGTTGCGTTGGATGTTTTCATCAAAATGAATACCAACAGCAAGCCACTATCCCAATACGACATCATTGTTGCTGAAGTAGAAAGCGTTATGGAAATGTCCCTTCATGACCTAGAGAAATCCATGGATGGAAAATACCCTAATATTGGGGAATATGCGGACCTGTCGGATATAGTTCTAACTACTTCTGCATTACTTCAGGATGCCTTACCTAACCAGCGCGGTGCATGGGATATGGATAAAAAGGTTATGGTTGAAAAATGGGAAATGTTAGGCGGTGGCTTAAAGCGAATGGCAGATTTTCTACGCAATGAAGGTGTTTATGACCGTGACCGTTTACCAACCAACGCAGTGCTTGCTGTAATTGCCGCTCTTTATACTCATATTCCAGAATCAGGGGATAAAAGAGGAAAAGATGAACTTTTGTTAAAAAAGTATTTGTGGTACTCATTTTTCACTGACCGCTATGAGAATTCAGCCGCAACTCATGCTTACTCTGATTATATTGCCTTGAAACAACTGGTAACTCTTAGTAATAGCTCAGAAAATAAAAACTATGACGAGACTGCCGTCCCAATTTTCAAAGAATACGACTTGGTTGACGAAGAAGAACTAATAACCGCCGAATGGCCCAAAAGAACTACCATTAGAGGTCGGGGAGTCCTTGCAGTAGTTTGTCGCTTAGGCGCGCATGACTTTTCCACAAGCGAGCCATTGAACTCCAACAATATTGAGCAACGTCATTATCACCATGTATATCCAGATGCCCTGCTTAAAGAAGCCGGAATAAATGGTTTTCTTGCATTAAATTGCGCTCTTATTTCCGATAAAACAAATATGTCTATTGGCCGAAAAGACCCACTAAAGTATTTAAAAGACCGTTACCAATGGACCTCTGAGGAGGTAGTAAAGGACCGACTCCAATCCCACTTAATTCCCATCCCAGAATTGGCTAATGGTGGCTATGAAGGCCTTAATGAAACAGAGAAAGTTGAAAAAATAAAAAAAGATTTTTCCAATTTTTTGCACCGGAGAGCACAGTTGGTCCGAGAGGCAGTCTCATTGCTAGCGGAGGGACGGCAAATCAGTGCTTCAATGCTGTTTAAAAGTTAG